One Dioscorea cayenensis subsp. rotundata cultivar TDr96_F1 chromosome 19, TDr96_F1_v2_PseudoChromosome.rev07_lg8_w22 25.fasta, whole genome shotgun sequence genomic window, TGATGAGAACTTTTTGGCTTTGTTTTAGGATGGATTCAAATGGAAACATGGAAGAAGTGCAAGATGAACAGGAAATAAGAACAGCACCCAGACTCAGCAGGCTAAGGGATTACAGAATCAGAATTCCATCCATAAATATGAGACTCCTTGAACAGAGGACAAGGAAGAAGAGGCTTCTTGACTTTCTGAAAGCCAGGCCTTCGGTTGATTGGTTCAGGAACTTCAGGATCTCATCTCCTTTAGCAATTTTCCGAAGGCATGTTAATGATCGAGAAGAGATCTCACTCTCTGTGCCATCTCCGGTCGGTATTCGCCGGCGTTTTTCTATCCATTTCATCAGAAAAATTGATTGGTCATCTATCTTCAAGATGTGCAAACGGTGGTTAAGGCATCCAATGAACCTTGCTCTTCTTCTATGGCTTCTCTGTGTCGCCGCCGCAGGTTTGATGCTTGGCATGCTTCTTGTTGGCCTTCTCAACAATGCTTTTCCCTCCAAAGCCATGAGGAACTATTGGATTGAATTCGACAACCAAGTCCTCAATGCTCTCTTCACTCTCATGAGCATTTATCAGCATCCAATTCTCTGCTACCAGTTCTTTCTCCTCTGTAGATGGAACTCAGAGGACATCATTGAGCTCAGAAAGGTTTACTGCAAGGATGGAGCATACAGGCCTCATGAATGGTCACACATGATGGTTGTTGTCATCCTTCTTCATTTCACTTGCATTTTTCAGTACATTCTTTGTGGTCTCTACTGGGGATATTCAAGTGACACAAGGCCAGAGATTCTAGAAAACTTGTTCTTCGCCTTAGGGATACTTGCGCCAGTCACTGCCGGTGTTTACACAGTCTATAGTCCTCTCGGCCGGGAATATGACTCTGAATCAGATGAAGAATCACAAAAGGCCACTGATGCTGAAGATATAAAGAAGCCTAACAAATTACGCCGGAGATTCAGCAAGCGGGTGCTGGTGAACCGGCCGGAATGGGTTGGAGGACTGTTTGATTGCAATGAGGACTGGACAGTGGGCTACCTCTCCTTCTTCTGCACATTCTGTGTCTTCGGATGGAACATGGAAAGGCTTGGCTTTGGAAACATGTATGTTCACATTGGCACATTTATTCTGCTATGTTTAGCTCCTTTGTGGATCTTAGGCATCACAGCAATGAAAACACACAACGAAGTGATTGAAGAGATCATGGGGATATCAGGCCTAGTTCTATGCTTCTTTGGATTGCTTTATGGTGGCTTCTGGAGGATCCAAATGAGGAAAAGATTCAAACTACCAAGGAACACCTTCTGCTGTGGCTCTGGCACCATGACTGATTACATGCAATGGTTGTTCTGCTGGTCTTGTTCTTTGGCTCAAGAGGTACGTACCGGCAACTTCTACGACGTTGAAGATGATAGTCTTTACAGAAGGCTTATGAGTGGCGATCTAAGTGCTCTTATTCAAGAAGGTGCCAAGAGCCCTTACAGAAGATCCTTCACTTCCACAACACCACTTCCTGTGTCATCCATGGTTATGACACCGAGTTCAGCAATTATCGGAGAATGTAGCTCTCCGGCTCCTCAgttggttgttgttgttaatcCTGATGATCAAATGACTGCACCAGTTCCTCAAGAACCACCAACCGTGGCTGAAAAACAAGTTGTTGCAGATACGGAAGTGAAGGTCGAGATTTCTGAATTAGTTTCTGAAGATGTGATCACTGAAACACTCGTTAAGCCATTGATACGTGTGGAAGCTATTGTTAGTGATAGTAATGTGGTTTCAACGCCCTTGGCAGAGCCGTTACTACGGCCAGAGGAGCGAAATCCTGACGGAGATGTTACCGAGGCACCAGGGAGTTCTCGGAGGGAGCTGGTGAAGAAGACGGTGAAGGTTGTGAATGCAGTGTCTTTGCTGTTGATACTCTCCTTTTTGTGGACCAGGCTGCCTGCATTGCTTCGTTAGAGTTTGGTTACATGAAagaagaattttgttttttttgtttttccttttttgaaggTTGTAAATTCTTGATATGATGAAGATTGAATCAAGTTTGTGTATAAAGAATTGGTTTATGTAGTATGAAAGCTTCTTTTGGTGAAGAGGAATTTTGGTTGTCAATCTCTTTGTTAGTTGCTTCTGTATTTATCCCCAGTTGTTGGTGTGTGTGGAACTGATGATTCAACTCTGGGAAGTTTCGCTTTCAAGTCATAATGTTGAAAATTAATTAGGTAGGTCGTTGTTATTCTATATTTATTGGAATTGTATAGTAGTTGTATTGATTAAACAATCATTTCCAAATTgtccatcaaaattttatataaaaacgaGTGGTTcaactaaaacaaaagatatatattaacCCACATGTATTAGAACAATGCCTCATTTGTTAAGTAATGTCTTGATATCCATGAGATGAAACCAAAttttgatctcttttaatccaatGGTCTAGATtactctattgtttatatagggtttgtttgttgggtgttgtgtagagaaagaaaagagagaaagatagagagggtgagtctcttgtatttggagggTGGAAAAGTGAAGGTGTAGAGTGTTAGAGACCCATGTATATTGGGCTCATCTTAGGCTTTCAAAACATTCTTATCTAGTTTAGTATCACATTGCCTATTTGCAAGAACTTCACCCACCTTATAAATGCCACTATTCATTAGCCTTCAACTTTGGTTTCGTGGTTATGCTCTCTTACGCGTAGGGCATGGGTGCAAATCTCATGGTTGGATTCAGAATTTGGCTTGAAAATTCTGAACACGTGTAGGCACATGATGCGGACACGAATGCACTGATTTCCTTTGTGCGTCGCGCCATTTGTTTTTGAACctcttttcatttgttttattttttccgAAAGTCACAACTTTTTCCTTTTGTGCCCCTTCGTCttctataaaataaaacccAGTACCTGTTTCTGACCATAACTTCTTCTTCCCTCCTCCAATTTTGAGCATTCAATTTCCTATTGCACTGAAAAAAGGCGAATTTGTTCTTAAGGTTAATGCATACGCACGTCTCAGTTATCCAATTTCTCTGCTTCATCCATTACAATTTCCAACATAGAGGAAAGCTCTTGTTCTTACTTGATCTCATTAAAACAAGGTAAGACCCTTGTTTTTTAGGTAAAGCTAGTTCTTAAACCTTGGTAACCCTCTTGTGGCTTTATGCCTATTTCTTATACTCTTGTATTCTTGTTATTCCCCACAATATAGTAAAACATTGTTCTTCCATGAATGTAGTCTTTTTCTTAGCGAAACCACGTTAAATCGGTGTCTCTCattttattcttgtgagattgattGTATATTGTCTATTTATTGGGTTATTGCTAGGTATTGTAATATTGCACACCAAGTGTTCGACGAATTGCCATACTAATTATGCGTTTCCTCACGCGCAACAATTGGTATCACAGCTTCCTTCTAAGATTGTGGAGGTTGTCTAAGCTTACAATTGAAAGAATTGGGGCATGTATTGGAGGTGATTTGATTTCATACCAATGGGTAAAGCAATGGAGTTTGAAAAACTCAAGGAGTACAATTAGCCAATATGGAAAATAATGATGGAGGATCATCTTGTCTATAATGAGTTGGATCTACAATTATTGGGGAATGTTACTAAACCCTCATCTATGAGTGATGAACACTGGAAGGTTCTTGATTGGAAATGCTTGTCAATGATAAGACAATGTATTTTACCATCTATCTTGTTTGATGTTTATCAATGTAAGACCGCTCATGAACCTTGGAGCACTTTGGAGCAATATTTAAAGCAACCATCGGGTATCAACAAGATGCATGCCATGAagggattattttttttgaaaatgaagGATGGTGTCACAGTACGAAAGCATGTGAATTTAACTCTATTGTGGCACAATTAAAAGCTCTAAAGGTAAATCTTGATGAAGAGGTCTTATGCTTACTACTTTTGAGCTCTTTGCCTCGAAGTTGGGATACTCTCGTTACCACTGTGGCaaatacaatggggaacaagttCAAGTTGAATGACGTTTGTTTATTTAGTAGTAAGGAGACTAGAAGGGTTTCTTCACAAATGTTTAGTGACTCAAGTTAAGCACTAGCGTCCGGTGAAAGAGGAAGGTCTCAACAAAAGAATAATGTTTCGTCTAGTAAGGGCAAGTCACAAGCAAAGGGAAGCAAGGTCATGTGAGGAATGATTGTAATCTCTTGAAGAGCAAGCGAAAAGGGAAGCAAGTTGATAGTGAAGTAGTATAGAATCTCAAAGTGATGATGGAGTTATATTAAGCATTGTTTGTATGATACCTTCTTCCATATATACTTGGGTGTTGGACTCCTATGCTTCGTTTCACATATGTTCAGATCGATCATTTTTTTTCCACTTATAAAGAGGTTGATTGGGGTAATGTCTACCTCGGCAATATGATCATGCTTGTAAAATTTTGGGTATTGGTGATGTGGTTATTAAGCAAGCAAATGGGAATGAGCATACATTGACTAATGTGAGGCATGTTCCCGAGATAACAAAAAACTTTATTTCGGTGGCAACACCAACACGTGGTAAAATTACTAGTTCATTCTCCTTGCACGAAGTTTGGgcaatcataaaataaataaataaataaatacataataaatcataatttagtTTAGAAAAACGTATTAAGATCATAATTTGCGGAAGTCAAGATTTTAAATAACTTATACTTTGATAACAAGCCTCAGTATATATAAAAGTCATTTTGAAGTtcctcaaaatttatttaagttCTAATTTTCATAAAAGAGCTTGGCATAATCAAGCTCaagattataatatattataattagtaaATATTCTAAATGATGAAAGAATAACATAACAATTGCTAACAAATTAATTGATTGGTTAAATGAAAACTTTCATGTGCTGAAAATGATCAGGTTTTTTAGTTCATTGCATTCCTTACTCAACTTttgataaatatggataaacagTAACTTTAATAGCCACAAGACTACATAGTAGAAAATGAGGTAGTTGTTACATGCATTGATAGGAAAAAGAatcacaaggaaaaaaaattactagaGGTGAAAAAAACTAGTTTGTGATGCCATGAAAACAATCGGTGTAGTAGATCATTCATCAAAGATTGGGTGCTGGGGTCCTAGTTGAGAAATGTGTTGGAGTATAGCTCTCCAATGTCACTAACATGAGTGCCAAAAAATTCCAAGTTACCTTTGTAGATTCAAAATCTATGAATGTTCGTATcaaccgttggatttcaatctaATAGTTGTGCACTGTATTGTGCATAGTATTACTATGCTTATGAATAGTAGCACAGTGCAAAGTGAGatgtataatattttgataTGAATCGTAAATCGCAATCGTAACAGTAACTTAACCACCCGACTCTATTTTTACTAGACTTACAGGAATCAAACTAAACCTCATCAACCCATTAATGTCTCTATCACTCTCTATGATCTTCATTGTACCCAATTGCAGACGTTCTACGAACATCCgcaattgatatattttatatatatatattccctccattcttttttacttgtcacatttatcTAATTTACACCGATTAAGAAAAATTGGTTAAAGTTAATTGGTTAactatactccctccgttcttttttatctgttgtGAATAactgaatctcacataccaagaaagttggttatttcacataatttaataaaaaattagttatctttccaaaattacccctaatttatatcttcaaatttctctctcatattaaatttcaagaatagaattgaatagaatgttcgggtaattttgaaaaaaaaaataatatatgcttcttgttgattaaaaatgacagataaaaagaaacatgggttatgacagataaaaaggaacggagtgagtattttataaaaaatttcattactttccAAGGAATGGATTgagtattttataaaaaatttcattactttccaaaactacccaATGTAAAACACCACTTAGTAGAGTAAATGATTTAATACTTACTCTCTTCGTTCCTAAATACATgtcattttaagaaaaaaaaaattattccaaaagAGTTGTCGTTTTACAATATCAAggcaatatttattcttttttccaattt contains:
- the LOC120283450 gene encoding uncharacterized protein LOC120283450; protein product: MDSNGNMEEVQDEQEIRTAPRLSRLRDYRIRIPSINMRLLEQRTRKKRLLDFLKARPSVDWFRNFRISSPLAIFRRHVNDREEISLSVPSPVGIRRRFSIHFIRKIDWSSIFKMCKRWLRHPMNLALLLWLLCVAAAGLMLGMLLVGLLNNAFPSKAMRNYWIEFDNQVLNALFTLMSIYQHPILCYQFFLLCRWNSEDIIELRKVYCKDGAYRPHEWSHMMVVVILLHFTCIFQYILCGLYWGYSSDTRPEILENLFFALGILAPVTAGVYTVYSPLGREYDSESDEESQKATDAEDIKKPNKLRRRFSKRVLVNRPEWVGGLFDCNEDWTVGYLSFFCTFCVFGWNMERLGFGNMYVHIGTFILLCLAPLWILGITAMKTHNEVIEEIMGISGLVLCFFGLLYGGFWRIQMRKRFKLPRNTFCCGSGTMTDYMQWLFCWSCSLAQEVRTGNFYDVEDDSLYRRLMSGDLSALIQEGAKSPYRRSFTSTTPLPVSSMVMTPSSAIIGECSSPAPQLVVVVNPDDQMTAPVPQEPPTVAEKQVVADTEVKVEISELVSEDVITETLVKPLIRVEAIVSDSNVVSTPLAEPLLRPEERNPDGDVTEAPGSSRRELVKKTVKVVNAVSLLLILSFLWTRLPALLR